Proteins encoded together in one Vallitalea longa window:
- a CDS encoding PPC domain-containing DNA-binding protein, with product MEYKKFGNKYVIRFDRGEEIVDSLAKLCKKEKINLGSVSAIGAASEVTLGIFNTLDKSYNASTLKGDHEITSIVGNISTMDGEVYLHLHINVSNHAKQVFGGHLNSAIVSATCEMIVDVIDGEVDRKFSDEIGLNLFEV from the coding sequence ATGGAATATAAAAAATTCGGAAACAAGTATGTAATAAGATTTGACAGAGGTGAAGAAATCGTTGATTCACTTGCAAAACTATGTAAGAAGGAAAAGATAAATTTAGGTTCTGTAAGTGCTATTGGTGCAGCTAGCGAGGTTACATTAGGTATTTTTAATACTTTGGACAAATCATATAACGCTTCAACATTAAAAGGTGATCATGAAATTACAAGTATTGTAGGGAATATCTCTACAATGGATGGAGAGGTTTATCTGCACTTACATATTAATGTTTCCAATCATGCTAAACAAGTGTTTGGTGGACATCTTAATTCAGCTATTGTCTCAGCTACATGTGAGATGATCGTTGATGTTATTGATGGAGAAGTAGATAGGAAATTCAGTGATGAAATAGGACTTAATCTATTTGAAGTTTAA